A single genomic interval of Gossypium raimondii isolate GPD5lz chromosome 11, ASM2569854v1, whole genome shotgun sequence harbors:
- the LOC105803801 gene encoding vacuolar sorting protein 39 — translation MVHSAYDSFQLLTDCPTKIDAIESYGSKLLLGCSDGSLRIYVSDSSGADRSPPSDPHALRKEPYALERTVAGFSKKPLISMEVLESRELLLSLSESIAFHRLPNLETIAVITKAKGANVYSWDDRRGFLCFARQKRVCIFRHDGGRGFVEVKDFGVPDTVKSMSWCGENICLGIRKEYMILNATNGALSEVFSSGKIAPPLVVALPSGELILGKENIGVFVDQNGKLLQADRICWSEAPAVVVIQKPYAIALFPRRVEIRSLRVPYPLIQTIVLPGARRLTKSNNAVVVALEKSVYGLFPVPLGAQIVQLTASGNFEEALALCKLLPPEDASLRAAKEGSIHIRYAHYLFDNGCYEEAMEHFLASQVDITYVLSLYQSIVLPKTTAVPEPEKLADLSLDAPQLSRGSSGMSDDLETFLPQLAESDENSALEFKKMSHNTLMALIKFLQKKRYSIVEKAAAEGTEEVVLDAVGDSFTSSRFKKSNKGRGNVPINSAAREMAAILDTALLQALLLTGQSLAAVELLKGLNYCDAKICEEILHKGHHYAALLELYRSNSMHREALTLLHQLVEESKSNQLQAEPIQKFSPEAIIEYLKPLCGTDPMLVLEFSMLVLESCPTQTIELFLSGNIPADLVNSYLKQHAPNMQGRYLELMLAMNENGISGNLQNEMVQIYLSEVLEWYSELSAQQIWDEKAYSPTRKKLLSALESISGYSPEALLKRLPPDALFEERASLLGKMNQHELALSLYVHKLNVPELALAYCDRVYESSVHQPPAKSSGNIYLTLLQIYLNPQKTTKNFEKRITNLVSSPNASIPKISSATSFKGRGGRKKIASIEGAEDMRISPSNTDSSRSDGDADAEESNEEGGSSIMLDQVLDLLSRRWDRINGAQALRLLPRETKLQNLLPFLGPLLKKSSEAYRNFSVIKSLRQSENLQVKDELYNQRKAVVKISSDSMCSLCNKKLGTSVFAVYPNGTTLVHFVCFRDSQSMKAVSKVSQLRKR, via the exons ATGGTGCACAGCGCCTATGATTCCTTCCAGCTCCTCACCGATTGTCCCACTAAGATCGACGCCATCGAATCCTACGGCTCAAAGCTGCTGCTGGGCTGCTCCGATGGTTCTCTTCGAATCTACGTTTCTGATTCCTCCGGCGCTGACCGATCTCCACCGTCCGACCCGCACGCGTTGCGGAAGGAACCTTACGCGCTGGAGAGAACCGTTGCAGGGTTTTCAAAGAAGCCTCTGATTTCAATGGAAGTACTGGAATCGAGAGAGCTACTGTTATCACTCTCTGAATCGATCGCGTTTCATCGGCTCCCCAATTTAGAGACCATTGCTGTGATCACCAAAGCTAAAGGCGCTAATGTCTACTCTTGGGATGACCGTAGAGGTTTTCTTTGCTTTGCTAGGCAAAAGAGAGTCTGTATTTTCAGGCACGACG GAGGGCGAGGGTTTGTGGAGGTGAAAGATTTTGGTGTACCAGATACTGTAAAGTCAATGTCATGGTGTGGTGAGAACATATGTCTAGGTATTAGAAAGGAATACATGATATTAAATGCCACAAATGGTGCGTTGTCAGAGGTGTTTTCTTCGGGGAAGATAGCACCACCTTTGGTCGTTGCTCTTCCCTCTGGGGAACTTATTCTTGGGAAG GAAAATATTGGTGTCTTTGTGGATCAAAATGGAAAGCTTCTTCAAGCTGATAGGATATGTTGGTCAGAAGCTCCTGCTGTTGTTGTCATTCAGAAACCATATGCTATCGCTCTATTTCCTAGGCGTGTTGAG ATTCGCTCTCTTCGAGTTCCTTATCCATTGATACAGACAATTGTACTCCCCGGTGCTCGTCGTCTTACGAAAAGTAACAATGCCGTTGTTGTAGCCTTAGAAAAATCTGTTTATGGACTCTTTCCTGTTCCTCTTGGTGCACAG ATTGTCCAATTAACAGCATCTGGAAATTTTGAAGAAGCACTGGCCTTGTGTAAGCTGCTTCCACCAGAAGATGCAAGTCTTAGAGCTGCAAAGGAGGGCTCAATTCATATAAG ATACGCTCATTATCTTTTTGACAATGGGTGCTATGAGGAAGCAATGGAGCACTTTTTGGCATCTCAAGTGGATATTACTTATGTTCTTTCTTTGTATCAGTCCATTGTTCTTCCCAAAACAACCGCAGTTCCAGAGCCAGAGAAGCTGGCGGACCTTTCTCTGGACGCTCCACAACTTTCACGAGGTTCATCTGGAATGTCAGATGATTTGGAAACCTTCCTTCCACAACTAGCAGAATCTGATGAGAATTCTGCGCTTGAATTCAAGAAAATGAGCCATAATACTCTTATGGCTCTTATTAAGTTCCTACAGAAGAAGAGATACAGTATTGTAGAGAAGGCTGCTGCTGAGGGAACTGAAGAGGTAGTTTTAGATGCTGTTGGGGATAGTTTTACATCGTCAAGGTTTAAGAAATCAAATAAG GGGCGTGGTAATGTTCCAATTAACTCAGCTGCTAGGGAGATGGCAGCTATACTGGATACAGCCCTCCTCCAAGCTCTGCTTCTTACCGGACAATCCTTAGCAGCTGTTGAATTGCTGAAAGGTCTTAACTATTGTGATGCAAAAATATGTGAGGAGATCCTTCATAAAGGGCATCATTATGCAGCTCTTTTAGAACTTTACAGAAGTAACTCCATGCATCGGGAGGCTCTAACACTTTTACATCAATTAGTAGAAGAGTCAAAATCAAACCAATTGCAGGCTGAACCCATCCAAAAGTTCAGTCCTGAGGCAATTATTGAATACCTCAAG CCTCTCTGTGGCACTGATCCCATGCTTGTACTTGAGTTCTCAATGCTTGTTCTTGAAAGCTGTCCAACACAAACCATTGAGCTTTTTTTGTCTGGAAATATTCCAGCAGACTTGGTCAACTCTTACTTGAAGCAGCATGCTCCAAACATGCAGGGCAGGTACTTGGAGCTTATGCTTGCCATGAATGAAAATGGGATCTCAGGGAATCTgcaaaatgaaatg GTACAAATATATCTCTCTGAAGTACTTGAATGGTATTCAGAACTAAGTGCTCAACAGATATGGGATGAGAAGGCTTATTCTCCAACCAGGAAGAAACTATTGTCTGCATTGGAAAGCATCTCAGGATACAGTCCTGAGGCTTTGTTGAAACGTCTTCCTCCAGATGCTCTATTTGAAGAGCGTGCGAGTCTGTTGGGAAAAATGAACCAACATGAGCTTGCTCTATCACTATATGTTCATAAG CTTAATGTACCTGAACTGGCACTGGCCTATTGCGATCGGGTTTATGAGTCATCTGTTCATCAACCACCAGCAAAATCTTCTGGCAATATATACCTCACTCTGTTACAGATATATCTGAATCCTCAAAAGACAACCAAGAACTTTGAAAAGAGAATTACAAATTTAGTATCATCCCCAAACGCAAGCATCCCGAAGATTAGTTCAGCAACTTCATTTAAAGGTAGAGGAGGACGAAAGAAAATTGCCTCAATAGAAGGTGCAGAAGATATGCGTATTAGTCCCAGTAATACTGATAGTAGTAGGAGTGATGGTGATGCTGATGCTGAAGAATCTAATGAGGAAGGAGGTTCTTCTATCATGCTTGATCAGGTACTTGATCTTTTGAGCCGAAGGTGGGATAGAATCAATGGAGCTCAGGCACTTAGACTGTTACCCAGGGAGACTAAACTACAG AACTTGCTTCCATTTCTTGGACCTCTTCTGAAAAAATCCAGTGAAGCATACAGGAACTTCTCTGTTATCAAGAGCTTGAGGCAGAGTGAGAACCTACAG GTTAAGGATGAACTCTACAACCAACGAAAAGCTGTAGTGAAGATATCGAGTGACAGTATGTGCTCTCTCTGCAACAAGAAACTGGGAACAAGTGTATTTGCCGTCTATCCAAATGGGACAACACTGGTCCACTTTGTTTGTTTTAGAGATTCACAAAGTATGAAAGCAGTATCCAAAGTCTCACAACTAAGGAAGCGATGA
- the LOC105803800 gene encoding ADP-ribosylation factor-like protein 2 has protein sequence MGLLSIIRKIKRKEKEMRILMVGLDNSGKTTIVLKINGEDTSVISPTLGFNIKTITYQKYTLNIWDVGGQRTIRSYWRNYFEQTDGLVWVVDSSDLRRLDDCKMELDNLLKEERLSGASLLILANKQDIKGALTPAEIAKVLNLESMDKTRHWKIVGCSAYTGEGLLEGFDWLVQDVASRIYMLD, from the exons ATGGGACTTCTTAGTATCATTCGGAAAatcaagagaaaagaaaaggaaatgcgAATCCTTATGGT TGGACTTGATAATTCAGGGAAGACCACAATTGTTTTGAAGATTAACGGAGAGGATACAAGCGTAATTAGTCCCACTCTTGGCTTCAACATCAAAACCATCACATACCAGAA ATATACTTTGAATATATGGGATGTAGGTGGTCAAAGAACTATAAGATCGTATTGGAGGAACTATTTTGAGCAAACTGATGGTTTGGTTTGGGTTGTTGATAGCTCAGATCTTAGAAGATTAGATGATTGCAAAATGGAACTGGATAATCTTCTAAAGGAAGAG AGGTTATCAGGAGCATCCTTGTTGATACTAGCTAACAAAcaggacataaaaggtgctcttACACCAGCTGAAATTGCTAAA GTGCTGAACCTGGAATCTATGGATAAAACTCGGCATTGGAAAATTGTAGGGTGTAGTGCATACACTGGTGAAGGGCTTCTTGAGGGATTCGATTGGTTGGTGCAAGATGTTGCCTCGCGGATTTACATGCTTGACTAG